The following proteins are co-located in the Phreatobacter oligotrophus genome:
- a CDS encoding DMT family transporter, protein MRLYDRPYLILGATTLIWAGNAIASRLAIGHVSPMVLTTLRWVGTLTLMIAIAGAAFRSEWPVIRAHWKWLAVMGVVGFTGFNALFYISAVYTTAVNIGIIQGSIPVMVLAGAYLVYRTPVTGLQAMGIVVTIAGVALLAARGDLAVLTGLGFNLGDLLMLIACLGYAAYTVALRERPPISPRPFFLGLAIVALISSLPLVGIEIAHGTAQMPDLRGWLIILYVAVLPGFVAQLFFMRGVELIGPGRAGLWVNLVPVWSAVLGPLILGEIFAWYHAVALLLVLGGIAIAESGRR, encoded by the coding sequence ATGCGTCTTTACGATCGACCCTATCTCATCCTCGGCGCGACCACCTTGATCTGGGCCGGCAACGCCATCGCAAGCCGTCTCGCCATCGGCCATGTCTCGCCCATGGTGCTCACCACCCTGCGATGGGTCGGGACGCTGACGCTGATGATCGCCATTGCCGGCGCAGCGTTCCGGTCGGAATGGCCGGTGATCCGCGCCCACTGGAAATGGCTGGCGGTGATGGGCGTGGTCGGTTTCACCGGCTTCAACGCCCTCTTCTACATCTCCGCCGTCTACACCACCGCCGTGAACATCGGCATCATCCAGGGGTCGATCCCGGTCATGGTGCTCGCCGGGGCCTATCTCGTCTATCGAACACCGGTGACCGGGCTGCAGGCCATGGGCATCGTCGTCACCATTGCCGGCGTCGCCCTGCTGGCGGCGCGAGGCGATCTCGCCGTCCTCACCGGCCTTGGCTTCAACCTCGGCGACCTGCTGATGCTCATCGCCTGTCTCGGCTATGCCGCCTACACGGTGGCGCTGCGCGAGCGGCCGCCCATCTCCCCCCGCCCCTTCTTCCTCGGCCTCGCCATCGTCGCGCTGATCTCATCGCTGCCGCTCGTCGGCATCGAGATCGCCCATGGCACGGCGCAGATGCCGGACCTGCGCGGCTGGCTCATCATCCTCTATGTCGCGGTCCTGCCGGGCTTCGTGGCCCAGCTCTTCTTCATGCGCGGCGTGGAGCTCATCGGCCCGGGACGGGCCGGCCTGTGGGTCAACCTGGTGCCTGTCTGGTCGGCGGTCCTCGGCCCGCTGATCCTCGGCGAAATCTTCGCCTGGTATCATGCCGTCGCGCTGCTGCTGGTCCTCGGCGGCATCGCCATTGCCGAGAGCGGCCGGCGCTGA